A region from the Melioribacter roseus P3M-2 genome encodes:
- a CDS encoding TonB-dependent receptor encodes MKKLIISIFISLTGIIAQTRFQGRVVDAAGNPIPDVNVLVAGTSYGTSSDKNGIFKLDYPLKSGDEISFSCIGFEAKTVKYNPSINFLTVRLQPKEYSSEAVVVTGTRNLKKLKDTPVRTELISEKEIKKCGYVSLKEVLMEQTGLAVINNHGSGIQIQGLDPDYTLILIDGEPAIGRTAGTIELSRFDVANLKQIEIVKGPSSSLYGSEALAGVVNLITSFPEVPEKIALYAQTGTHNSYQLNGDLYKSFGKFKGSLFLNTRGTEGFDLTPGSISKTAPEYDNILINPKLEYSFDESNSLKINVRYFNENQNNLAEITENDRTVILKDEDRLRDVNISLNYSGKLSNSYSHQSRLYASNYFTESKLNYQIGGEQYEYSRFDQYYYKAEYSGNLLIDQTNLTTFGTGYVKESINADRIDKEADDINSHFVFLQHEWIPSRFVDIVGGLRYDYHSKYSSRISPKISAAIKPYDFLKFNVSVGSGFKAPTLQQLYLNFTNPQVGYSVYGATNFLYYFNKLLEEGQIDRILINPENINKLNAENSWSLNFAVEYEHSENFWASLNLFRNNVRDLIDATPIAIKKNGQGLYTYFNLNKIYTQGIESEIRITLYDYIKMSAGYQYLDAVDEEVLEKVKAGEYFRLTESGRLKKITESDYGGLFNRSKHSGNIRLAYDNETYGVFAALTGILKGKYGYYDRNGNGILDDKSEYAAGYAVWNFALNKSINDHLALQLRIENLLDRKLSGQNMNLSGRIIYAGISINY; translated from the coding sequence TTGGTTGCCGGTACGAGTTACGGAACTTCTTCCGATAAAAATGGGATATTTAAGCTTGATTATCCCTTGAAGTCCGGCGATGAGATCTCTTTTTCGTGCATCGGATTTGAGGCTAAAACAGTTAAATATAATCCGTCAATTAATTTTTTGACTGTCCGTTTGCAACCAAAGGAGTATTCTTCCGAAGCAGTTGTGGTGACAGGAACGCGTAATCTCAAAAAACTGAAAGATACTCCGGTCAGAACGGAATTGATTTCCGAAAAGGAAATTAAAAAATGCGGTTATGTCAGTCTGAAAGAAGTATTGATGGAACAGACGGGGCTTGCCGTAATCAACAACCACGGAAGCGGCATCCAGATTCAAGGACTCGATCCCGATTATACGCTTATTCTTATCGACGGCGAACCGGCAATCGGAAGAACGGCGGGCACGATTGAACTGTCACGCTTCGACGTGGCAAATTTAAAACAAATCGAGATTGTCAAAGGCCCTTCTTCTTCTCTTTACGGCAGCGAAGCGCTTGCCGGCGTCGTTAATCTCATTACCTCTTTCCCCGAAGTCCCGGAAAAAATCGCCCTTTACGCTCAAACCGGAACTCACAATTCGTATCAATTGAATGGAGACCTCTACAAATCTTTCGGTAAATTCAAAGGTTCGCTTTTTCTGAATACAAGGGGAACCGAAGGATTCGATCTTACACCCGGGTCGATTTCGAAAACCGCGCCGGAATATGACAATATACTGATTAATCCTAAACTCGAATATAGTTTCGACGAGTCAAACTCACTCAAAATAAACGTCAGATATTTTAATGAAAATCAAAATAACCTTGCAGAGATTACGGAAAACGATCGAACGGTAATTCTTAAAGACGAAGACAGACTGCGCGATGTTAATATTTCTTTGAACTATTCGGGTAAGTTAAGTAATTCGTATAGTCATCAGTCCAGATTATACGCAAGTAATTATTTTACCGAAAGCAAACTGAATTATCAAATTGGAGGCGAACAATACGAATATAGCAGGTTCGATCAATATTACTATAAAGCGGAATACTCGGGCAATCTGCTAATCGATCAAACTAACCTGACTACGTTCGGAACCGGATACGTGAAAGAAAGCATCAATGCAGACAGAATCGACAAGGAAGCAGACGACATAAATTCGCATTTCGTTTTTTTGCAGCACGAATGGATTCCGTCCCGGTTTGTCGATATTGTCGGAGGTCTCAGGTACGACTATCACAGCAAATATTCGTCGCGCATAAGTCCCAAAATATCAGCCGCAATAAAACCGTATGATTTTTTGAAATTTAACGTGTCGGTCGGCAGCGGATTTAAGGCTCCTACGCTTCAACAGCTTTATCTCAATTTTACAAATCCGCAGGTCGGATATTCGGTTTACGGAGCAACGAATTTTTTGTATTACTTCAATAAACTTCTGGAAGAAGGACAAATCGACAGGATTCTCATTAATCCCGAAAACATAAATAAACTCAACGCCGAGAATTCCTGGTCGTTAAATTTTGCTGTGGAGTACGAACATTCCGAAAATTTCTGGGCGTCTTTGAATTTATTCAGGAACAACGTAAGAGATTTAATTGACGCAACGCCAATCGCGATCAAGAAAAACGGACAGGGTCTATACACCTATTTTAATCTGAATAAAATTTATACGCAGGGCATTGAATCCGAGATTAGAATAACTCTGTACGATTATATCAAAATGAGCGCCGGGTATCAATATCTCGATGCTGTAGACGAGGAAGTTCTCGAAAAAGTCAAAGCCGGCGAATATTTCAGACTAACCGAGTCTGGTCGATTGAAAAAAATAACCGAATCCGACTACGGAGGATTGTTCAATCGCTCTAAACATTCGGGAAATATCCGACTCGCCTACGATAACGAAACATACGGAGTCTTTGCGGCGCTTACCGGAATTCTCAAAGGGAAATACGGATATTACGACAGAAACGGAAATGGCATTCTCGACGACAAAAGCGAATATGCGGCGGGATACGCCGTCTGGAATTTTGCCCTCAACAAATCGATAAACGACCACTTGGCTCTGCAGCTAAGAATTGAAAATTTGTTGGATAGAAAATTGAGCGGACAAAATATGAATTTGTCCGGTAGAATAATTTACGCCGGAATTTCAATTAATTATTAA
- a CDS encoding HmuY family protein — protein sequence MKKLYLLALLFTLLFVGCDDSSSTEPVDDTPDVKVVEVKDVPALGPGLTYFRFSDSTIVTGADTLSDKWDIAFRRTAIYTNGGVSGPGKGGAIVLKNTDFYDLKEAPSEGYQVDAENAPAIPTGSGNGWYNYNPETHIISPIPGVVLVIKSGDGKYAKVQIISYYKGAPEAPTSSDESKYYTFRYVYQPDGSTKFE from the coding sequence ATGAAAAAGCTATATTTACTCGCGTTACTGTTTACTTTATTATTTGTCGGTTGCGACGACTCGAGCAGCACCGAACCGGTTGACGATACGCCGGATGTTAAAGTTGTCGAAGTTAAGGACGTTCCCGCATTGGGTCCGGGTTTAACGTACTTTCGTTTTTCCGACAGCACAATTGTAACCGGAGCCGATACTTTATCCGATAAATGGGATATTGCTTTCAGAAGAACCGCAATTTACACAAACGGCGGCGTTAGCGGTCCCGGCAAGGGCGGAGCGATCGTACTGAAAAACACCGACTTTTATGATTTAAAGGAAGCTCCGTCTGAAGGATATCAGGTCGACGCAGAAAACGCACCCGCCATCCCAACCGGGTCGGGTAACGGCTGGTACAATTATAATCCCGAAACTCATATCATTTCTCCGATTCCCGGGGTTGTGCTTGTTATTAAATCGGGCGACGGCAAATATGCAAAAGTTCAGATTATAAGTTATTACAAAGGAGCTCCCGAAGCTCCGACGTCTTCGGACGAATCGAAATACTATACTTTCAGATATGTTTATCAGCCGGACGGCTCAACTAAATTTGAATAA
- a CDS encoding sirohydrochlorin chelatase, with the protein MKSYKTLLYFLITGLFLYSNLLGMAGDGKKVSVIIVGHGAPAKDFPKLKEYFKLHDSHTPEAEEIENELRNWPRNEENDPYWAGFMKIVEIFKSKFQNFHSVHYAFNEMCAPTVGEALKKASEDKPDLILVTSIMFTPGGGHSEKDIPAAIEMFQEEHPEIKIEYAWPYSQESLANFINSHLLRFIDK; encoded by the coding sequence ATGAAATCATATAAAACATTACTTTACTTCTTAATTACAGGCTTATTTCTTTACTCGAATCTCCTGGGTATGGCAGGAGACGGCAAAAAAGTGTCCGTTATAATAGTCGGACACGGAGCTCCTGCCAAAGATTTTCCGAAACTCAAAGAATATTTCAAATTGCACGACAGCCACACTCCGGAAGCCGAAGAAATCGAAAACGAGCTGCGAAACTGGCCACGCAACGAGGAAAACGATCCTTATTGGGCGGGCTTTATGAAAATAGTCGAAATATTTAAAAGTAAGTTTCAGAATTTTCATTCGGTCCATTATGCTTTTAATGAAATGTGCGCTCCTACTGTAGGCGAAGCGCTCAAGAAAGCATCCGAAGACAAACCGGATTTAATCCTTGTAACGAGCATAATGTTCACTCCTGGCGGCGGGCACTCCGAAAAGGATATTCCCGCCGCAATTGAAATGTTTCAGGAAGAACACCCTGAAATTAAGATTGAATACGCCTGGCCTTACAGCCAGGAATCATTGGCGAATTTCATCAATTCACACCTGTTGCGCTTTATTGATAAATAA
- a CDS encoding TonB-dependent receptor, with amino-acid sequence MKRIIMTIIFFVSLNQALMSYSGDGINISGRVLDASTKEPLIGANIIIKMTNLGTATDINGYFEIKRIHVENPELIISMVGYQSIVFRLNDKNSENLTFELKPALIEMGSIVVTGTNTLHLYENTSVKTEIVPKKLIQQQSACNLAQALGLQTGVMVENDCNNCNFTQVRILGFDGKYSQILIDGDPVVSSLGGVYGLEHYPQEMIEQIEIVKGGGSSLYGGGAVAGTINMMTRRPAFNGIKIYYSGNSIDGTPDHQIGAIAEIVSDDNKSGFYVFGSTRDRGSYDRNGDGYSELGKLKNETVGFNGYIRPLENSELQLSFHRIVEDRRGGGDFDKPVHEASIAEWTNHEKWGGKLRWNQKVNASFEYKINYAFSILDRDSYYGGLPDDTPEAKLQALKYYGHSDNPLHTAGIQANYYLSGHIITAGVQYDYDKLIDKSVSSEAYYVDEIFRNIGVYLQDEISFDSEEHLQLVGGVRFDKHSALSDWIVSPRINAKVKLWDALNLRAGFTTGFKAPQIFDEDLHICGLEGTQRVIRNSAGLKEEKSYSYTFGAEFQDFVGDIPLLAGVTLFYTRLSGAYGEKFISSDGVIEYWERINSSGARVKGIEFDFGVKPLNKLEIRSGFTFKNNQYDDILEDYNTKEFLRTPDIFGYVRIAYDYSNKFSLFTAVKYTGSMYVPHEIAVDYQDNPIIEVNKSKEFFEIDFALNYKLNLIENLATEISLGIKNITDQYQEDLDFGVDRDPGYVYGPSSPRTVYLNLGFKL; translated from the coding sequence ATGAAACGAATTATCATGACGATAATTTTTTTTGTATCATTAAATCAGGCATTGATGTCTTATTCCGGAGACGGAATAAATATTTCCGGGAGAGTCCTGGATGCATCGACAAAAGAGCCTCTTATCGGCGCAAACATCATTATAAAAATGACCAATCTGGGTACAGCCACCGATATTAACGGATATTTTGAAATAAAAAGAATACACGTGGAAAATCCCGAATTGATTATATCAATGGTCGGTTACCAGTCGATTGTATTTCGTCTGAACGATAAAAATTCGGAAAATCTAACATTCGAATTAAAACCAGCTCTAATTGAAATGGGCTCGATTGTGGTGACCGGCACAAATACGCTTCATCTTTACGAGAATACGTCGGTAAAAACCGAAATTGTGCCGAAAAAATTGATACAGCAGCAGAGTGCATGTAATTTGGCTCAGGCTCTTGGACTTCAAACCGGCGTTATGGTAGAAAACGACTGTAATAATTGTAATTTTACGCAGGTGCGTATTCTCGGTTTCGACGGGAAATATTCGCAAATACTGATAGACGGCGACCCCGTCGTCAGCTCGCTGGGCGGAGTTTACGGACTGGAGCATTATCCTCAGGAAATGATTGAACAGATCGAAATAGTTAAAGGCGGAGGCTCGTCGCTCTACGGCGGAGGAGCAGTTGCCGGAACGATCAATATGATGACTCGTCGTCCCGCATTTAACGGCATAAAAATTTATTATTCCGGAAATTCGATCGACGGAACTCCCGATCATCAAATAGGCGCCATTGCCGAAATTGTAAGCGACGACAATAAATCGGGATTTTATGTGTTCGGCTCTACGAGAGACAGAGGAAGCTACGATCGCAACGGCGACGGTTATTCCGAATTGGGGAAACTCAAAAACGAAACGGTCGGTTTCAACGGATATATCAGACCACTCGAAAATTCGGAATTACAACTCTCCTTTCATCGTATAGTTGAAGATAGGAGAGGCGGCGGAGACTTCGACAAACCCGTCCATGAAGCGTCGATTGCCGAATGGACGAATCACGAAAAGTGGGGCGGCAAGCTGAGATGGAATCAAAAAGTCAACGCGTCGTTTGAATATAAAATAAATTATGCGTTTAGCATACTCGACCGCGACTCGTATTATGGCGGTTTGCCGGACGATACTCCCGAGGCAAAACTCCAGGCTCTTAAATATTACGGACACTCGGACAACCCGCTTCATACGGCCGGTATTCAGGCAAACTATTATTTAAGCGGTCATATTATAACGGCTGGCGTTCAATACGATTACGACAAACTTATAGATAAAAGCGTTTCGAGCGAGGCTTATTATGTCGACGAAATATTCAGAAATATCGGAGTCTATTTACAGGACGAAATATCGTTCGACAGCGAAGAGCATCTGCAGTTAGTAGGAGGAGTGCGTTTCGATAAACATTCGGCTCTGTCTGATTGGATTGTTAGCCCTCGGATCAACGCTAAAGTTAAATTGTGGGACGCGCTGAATTTGAGAGCCGGATTTACGACGGGCTTCAAAGCGCCTCAAATTTTCGACGAGGATTTGCATATCTGCGGACTCGAAGGAACTCAGCGCGTTATCCGTAATTCGGCTGGACTAAAAGAAGAAAAAAGCTACTCTTATACATTCGGCGCTGAATTCCAGGATTTTGTCGGCGATATTCCTCTGCTGGCGGGCGTAACCCTGTTTTATACGCGTCTTTCCGGAGCCTACGGCGAAAAGTTTATTTCTTCGGACGGCGTTATTGAATATTGGGAAAGAATTAACAGCAGCGGCGCCAGAGTAAAAGGAATCGAATTTGATTTCGGCGTTAAACCCCTAAATAAACTGGAAATTCGTTCCGGCTTTACTTTTAAGAATAATCAGTACGACGATATTCTGGAAGACTATAATACAAAAGAATTTCTCAGAACGCCCGATATTTTCGGCTATGTGAGAATTGCCTATGACTATTCGAATAAATTCAGCCTTTTTACAGCCGTTAAATATACCGGCAGTATGTACGTGCCTCACGAAATTGCCGTCGATTATCAGGATAATCCCATTATCGAAGTTAACAAGAGTAAAGAATTTTTTGAAATAGATTTTGCCCTCAACTATAAATTGAATTTGATTGAAAATCTCGCTACGGAAATATCGCTCGGAATAAAGAATATTACAGATCAATATCAGGAAGACCTTGACTTTGGAGTCGACAGAGATCCGGGCTATGTATACGGTCCGTCGTCACCTCGTACGGTATATCTTAATCTGGGATTCAAATTGTAA
- a CDS encoding EVE domain-containing protein: MKYWLVKSEPDVFSIDDLAKSKNQTTYWDGVRNYQARNYMRDEMKKGDKVIFYHSNTKPPAAVGICEIVKEGYPDFTAFDPDDKHYDPKSKKENPAWYMVDIKLIKKFPKAVTLDEIKQNPKLKNMKLVQRGNRLSVMPVTKEEYDEIVRMGS, translated from the coding sequence ATGAAATACTGGTTGGTAAAATCCGAACCGGATGTTTTTTCGATAGACGACCTTGCAAAAAGTAAAAATCAGACGACGTATTGGGACGGAGTTAGAAATTATCAGGCGCGCAATTATATGCGCGACGAAATGAAAAAAGGCGACAAGGTGATTTTCTATCACAGCAACACAAAACCGCCTGCCGCTGTCGGTATTTGCGAAATTGTCAAAGAAGGATATCCGGATTTTACGGCTTTCGATCCGGACGACAAACACTACGACCCCAAAAGCAAAAAAGAGAATCCCGCCTGGTATATGGTCGACATTAAATTGATAAAAAAATTCCCCAAAGCCGTAACGCTCGACGAAATTAAACAAAATCCCAAACTTAAAAACATGAAGTTGGTTCAAAGAGGAAATCGACTATCGGTAATGCCCGTTACAAAAGAAGAATACGACGAGATTGTCAGGATGGGAAGTTAA
- the uvrA gene encoding excinuclease ABC subunit UvrA, with protein MTFDNKKITIKGARQHNLKNIYLEIPKHKLVVFTGVSGSGKSSLVFDTIYAEGQRRYVESLSSYARQFLERMNKPDVDIIQGISPAVAIEQKTTARNPRSTVGTSTEIYDYLRLLFARIGKTICFDCGNEVKKDTVASVCEWLETREENGKFYLGFPIHPHEKRSVIEEIELLKKKGFFRIIVKNEFVDLSELDNFRDFAEVEKEDIIVVLDRFKIKRKIRELLAESIEIAFKEGEGRLLVINADNFERKNFNRFYECCGIKYEEPEPRFFSFNNPYGACPVCQGFGKTMDYDMNLIVPDPNLSISEGAIAPWRTPKFSKYLRQLIRNNKYKIPLDKPFKDLTDKQIEILKKGYDGFEGINGFFKELENHTYKMHIRILLSKYRGYTVCHACKGSRLRREALQVKVGGLSIFDIVQMSIEKAREFFLNLRLSDYEKTIAQRIYDEILKRLTFLNDVGLGYLTLDRLSSTLSGGETQRINLATSLGSALMGTLYVLDEPSIGLHPRDNARLIKILKSLRDIGNTVLVVEHDPEMMKEADLIYDMGPKAGINGGQLVAHGTYDEIIKNPDSLTGKYLSGKLKIPVPEKRNTSKTEIIKITGARENNLKNITVEFPLRKFVVVTGVSGSGKSTLVHDILYGGLVKMSGGNPPKVGKFDTIEGARYIDNIEIVDQSPIGKSPRSNPISYVKGYELIREIFASTPQARARGYKPGYFSFNVPGGRCDTCEGDGFVKIEMQFLADLYLECDDCKGTRFKKEVREITYKGKNIVDVLNMTVDEALEFFANHDKLKDILQTLSDVGLGYIKLGQPSTTLSGGEAQRVKLASHLAQRRKSQHTLFIFDEPTTGLHFDDINKLLKSFQMLIDNRNSVVIIEHNLDVIKCADYIIDLGPEAGDRGGEIVAMGTPEEIMNCDSSYTGKFLKAYLENH; from the coding sequence ATGACATTCGACAATAAGAAAATAACAATTAAAGGGGCGCGTCAGCATAATCTTAAGAATATTTACCTCGAAATTCCGAAACACAAGCTGGTTGTTTTCACCGGCGTCAGCGGCAGCGGCAAATCCTCGCTTGTATTCGACACAATCTATGCGGAAGGACAACGCCGATACGTAGAAAGCCTTTCGTCCTATGCGCGTCAGTTTCTCGAAAGAATGAACAAACCCGACGTCGACATCATTCAGGGAATTTCGCCTGCGGTAGCTATTGAACAGAAAACCACAGCGCGCAATCCCCGTTCTACCGTCGGCACTTCCACCGAAATTTACGACTACCTGCGTTTGCTGTTTGCGAGAATCGGGAAGACTATCTGTTTCGATTGCGGAAACGAAGTAAAAAAAGACACAGTCGCTTCCGTATGCGAGTGGCTCGAAACCCGGGAAGAAAACGGGAAATTTTACCTCGGATTTCCGATACACCCTCACGAAAAGCGCTCAGTAATAGAAGAAATAGAACTTTTGAAAAAGAAAGGCTTCTTCAGGATAATCGTTAAAAACGAATTCGTCGATTTAAGCGAACTCGATAATTTCCGGGATTTTGCCGAAGTTGAAAAAGAAGACATTATTGTAGTGCTCGACAGATTCAAAATAAAAAGGAAAATACGAGAGTTATTGGCCGAATCGATTGAAATTGCATTCAAAGAAGGCGAAGGAAGATTGCTCGTAATCAATGCCGACAATTTCGAAAGGAAAAATTTCAACCGATTTTACGAATGTTGCGGAATAAAATACGAAGAGCCTGAACCTCGATTTTTCTCTTTCAACAATCCGTACGGCGCATGCCCCGTCTGTCAGGGATTCGGTAAGACGATGGATTACGACATGAATCTAATCGTTCCCGACCCGAATTTGAGCATTAGCGAAGGAGCAATAGCTCCGTGGCGCACTCCGAAATTCAGCAAATATCTCAGACAATTAATACGAAACAACAAATACAAAATTCCTCTCGATAAACCGTTCAAAGATTTGACCGACAAGCAGATTGAAATTCTTAAAAAAGGTTATGACGGCTTTGAAGGTATTAACGGATTTTTCAAAGAGCTCGAAAATCATACGTATAAAATGCATATCCGTATCCTGTTGAGCAAATACAGAGGTTATACGGTATGTCATGCATGTAAAGGTTCAAGATTAAGAAGAGAAGCTCTCCAGGTGAAGGTAGGCGGACTTTCGATTTTCGATATCGTACAAATGTCGATTGAAAAAGCGCGCGAATTCTTTCTAAACCTTCGTTTAAGCGACTACGAAAAAACCATAGCTCAGCGAATTTACGACGAAATTCTAAAACGGCTTACGTTCTTAAACGACGTGGGATTGGGTTATCTTACATTGGACAGATTGAGCAGCACGCTATCGGGCGGCGAAACGCAAAGAATTAATCTTGCCACTTCTTTGGGTTCGGCATTAATGGGCACGTTATACGTACTCGACGAACCTTCGATAGGGCTTCATCCGAGGGATAACGCCCGTTTGATAAAGATTCTTAAATCCCTTCGGGATATCGGAAATACAGTACTGGTTGTTGAACACGACCCCGAAATGATGAAAGAAGCCGATTTGATATACGACATGGGACCGAAGGCGGGTATAAACGGCGGTCAACTCGTTGCGCACGGAACATACGACGAAATAATAAAAAATCCCGATTCGCTAACGGGTAAATATTTATCGGGCAAGCTAAAAATTCCCGTTCCGGAAAAGAGAAACACTTCAAAAACAGAAATAATAAAAATTACCGGAGCAAGAGAAAACAACCTTAAAAATATTACCGTCGAATTCCCGCTGAGAAAGTTTGTTGTCGTTACCGGAGTCAGCGGCTCGGGAAAAAGCACTCTGGTGCACGATATCTTATACGGCGGACTTGTAAAGATGAGCGGAGGAAATCCGCCCAAAGTAGGCAAATTCGATACTATCGAAGGAGCGCGTTATATCGATAATATTGAAATCGTAGATCAATCGCCCATCGGTAAATCGCCGAGATCTAATCCCATCAGTTATGTAAAAGGGTATGAATTGATAAGGGAAATATTCGCCTCCACGCCGCAGGCAAGAGCGCGCGGCTATAAACCGGGCTATTTTTCCTTTAATGTTCCCGGCGGCAGATGCGACACATGCGAGGGCGACGGATTCGTAAAAATCGAAATGCAATTCCTGGCTGATCTGTATCTCGAATGCGACGATTGCAAAGGAACGCGCTTTAAAAAGGAAGTTCGGGAAATTACTTACAAAGGCAAAAACATTGTCGATGTATTAAATATGACCGTCGACGAAGCGCTTGAATTTTTTGCCAATCACGACAAGTTAAAAGATATACTGCAAACATTGTCGGACGTTGGTTTGGGATATATTAAGTTAGGACAGCCGTCTACGACTCTCTCCGGAGGCGAAGCTCAAAGAGTTAAACTTGCATCTCATCTTGCACAACGTAGAAAAAGTCAGCATACCCTCTTTATTTTCGACGAGCCCACAACCGGTTTGCATTTCGACGACATTAATAAGCTTTTGAAAAGTTTTCAGATGCTCATCGACAATAGAAATTCGGTTGTCATCATCGAGCATAATCTCGACGTAATAAAATGCGCCGATTACATTATCGACCTCGGACCCGAAGCCGGGGACCGCGGAGGAGAAATTGTTGCAATGGGAACGCCGGAAGAAATTATGAATTGCGACAGTTCGTATACCGGGAAATTTTTGAAAGCTTATCTCGAAAATCATTAA
- a CDS encoding 6-phosphofructokinase, whose amino-acid sequence MPSKKIKRVGILTGGGDCPGLNAVIRGVTKPALDNGLTVLGILDGFEGLVEGKAMELYNKDVSGILATGGTILGSSNKGDPFHWPEEVDGKIKIINRSKEAMRNYDAWNLDAIIAIGGDGTMHISHQLSQMGMNVVGVPKTIDNDLDATDLTFGHDSAVYVVAEALDRLHTTASSHHRVMVIEVMGRYAGWIALNGGLAGGADVILIPEIPFDWEAIYDKVLMRNMMGKRFSIVCVAEGAKSKDGTMIMKGKDIKRTDPIQLGGIGEYVAKKISENTGLETRYTVLGHLQRGGSPTPFDRILSTKFGTQAIQLAIKGQFGKMVALKGNEIKSVRIVDAIAKQKLVKKTDQGVLAAKAVGVCFGTKDL is encoded by the coding sequence ATGCCATCAAAAAAAATTAAAAGAGTAGGAATACTAACAGGCGGCGGCGACTGCCCGGGACTCAACGCAGTAATCAGAGGCGTAACAAAACCCGCGCTGGACAACGGCTTGACGGTTCTCGGCATTCTAGACGGCTTCGAGGGATTGGTTGAAGGCAAAGCAATGGAGTTATACAACAAAGACGTTTCTGGAATTCTTGCCACCGGCGGTACGATTTTAGGCTCTTCGAATAAAGGCGACCCGTTCCATTGGCCTGAGGAAGTCGACGGAAAAATCAAAATTATTAACCGTTCGAAAGAGGCAATGCGAAATTACGACGCCTGGAATTTGGACGCCATTATTGCAATCGGCGGCGACGGCACGATGCATATTTCTCATCAACTCAGTCAAATGGGTATGAACGTGGTGGGAGTTCCCAAAACAATCGACAACGACCTGGATGCAACCGACCTGACATTCGGTCACGACTCCGCAGTTTATGTTGTTGCCGAAGCGCTCGACCGGCTCCACACAACTGCATCCTCTCATCACCGCGTAATGGTTATCGAAGTGATGGGCAGATATGCCGGGTGGATAGCTTTAAACGGAGGACTTGCCGGAGGCGCCGACGTAATTCTGATACCCGAAATTCCGTTCGACTGGGAAGCGATCTACGACAAGGTTCTCATGCGCAATATGATGGGCAAACGTTTCAGTATTGTATGCGTTGCAGAAGGCGCCAAATCCAAAGACGGCACTATGATTATGAAAGGTAAAGATATTAAAAGAACCGACCCGATTCAATTAGGCGGAATCGGCGAATATGTGGCAAAGAAAATAAGCGAGAATACAGGTCTCGAAACCCGTTATACGGTACTCGGGCATCTTCAGCGCGGCGGAAGCCCTACTCCTTTCGATCGCATTCTCTCTACAAAATTCGGAACTCAGGCGATTCAGCTCGCTATTAAAGGACAATTCGGCAAAATGGTCGCTCTGAAAGGGAATGAAATTAAAAGCGTAAGAATTGTAGACGCTATTGCCAAACAAAAGCTCGTAAAGAAAACCGACCAGGGCGTACTTGCCGCTAAGGCGGTAGGCGTTTGTTTTGGCACCAAAGACTTGTAA
- the rnhC gene encoding ribonuclease HIII — protein MDFNPSDIEEKNYNYEFTVNYNKKKVKVQVYFGKKGNKIVIQGDPDSFEYNKIKSAVFDENSPEIGNDDIEYEEYIGSDECGKGDYFGPLVVAAVYVNKETASKLKRIGVRDSKDLSDTQIDLLAESIKQIIGNDFEICSLEPEDYNRLYDQYRNLNKLLVHCHSLVTGKLLKRVQCNLVITDKFSNRNLEIHPSIDTKDIKFIMETGAEKYTGVAAASILARNKFNEWFLKLKEQGLDLPKGASDAVLQAAKNIGKDKLQKFAKLHFKVTLKLR, from the coding sequence ATGGATTTTAATCCTTCGGATATCGAAGAAAAAAATTACAACTACGAATTCACGGTTAATTACAATAAAAAGAAAGTAAAAGTACAGGTTTATTTCGGTAAGAAAGGAAATAAGATTGTAATTCAGGGCGACCCGGATTCGTTCGAATATAACAAAATCAAAAGCGCTGTCTTCGACGAAAATTCTCCTGAGATTGGAAATGACGACATCGAATACGAAGAATATATCGGTTCGGACGAATGCGGCAAAGGCGATTATTTCGGTCCGCTGGTAGTTGCGGCAGTTTATGTGAATAAGGAAACCGCCTCAAAATTAAAACGGATAGGAGTGCGCGACAGCAAGGATTTAAGCGATACTCAAATCGATTTGCTTGCCGAATCTATTAAACAAATTATCGGAAATGACTTTGAAATCTGTTCTCTTGAGCCGGAAGATTACAACCGATTGTACGATCAATACCGGAATCTGAACAAACTGCTCGTTCATTGTCATTCTTTGGTTACGGGCAAACTTCTAAAGCGAGTTCAATGTAATCTTGTAATAACGGATAAATTCAGCAACAGGAATCTGGAAATCCATCCGTCGATTGATACGAAAGATATCAAGTTCATAATGGAAACAGGAGCGGAAAAATATACGGGAGTTGCCGCCGCTTCGATTCTGGCAAGAAATAAATTCAACGAATGGTTCCTAAAACTAAAAGAGCAAGGATTAGACTTGCCCAAAGGAGCCTCGGATGCAGTCCTGCAAGCGGCGAAAAATATCGGGAAAGATAAATTGCAAAAATTTGCTAAATTACATTTTAAAGTCACTCTAAAATTACGATAA